From one Deltaproteobacteria bacterium genomic stretch:
- a CDS encoding response regulator has translation MQQINILVVEDNPVIRDLCLLGIEKLQHEKDTKLLRFFVEQAADGGSAWQYIQNNQVDLLVIDLYLPVLNGLELIRRIRKSSAIQNMKILAISASIQDARDRSLGAGANLFLQKPLRLVDLLEALRTLLNLPVP, from the coding sequence ATGCAGCAAATTAATATTCTTGTAGTTGAAGACAACCCTGTAATTCGTGATTTGTGTTTACTTGGTATCGAGAAATTACAACACGAGAAAGATACAAAACTTTTACGCTTTTTTGTTGAGCAGGCTGCCGATGGCGGCTCAGCATGGCAGTACATACAAAATAATCAAGTAGATTTATTAGTTATCGATTTATACTTACCGGTGCTAAACGGTTTAGAATTAATCAGACGAATTCGTAAATCTAGTGCGATACAAAACATGAAAATTCTTGCAATAAGCGCCAGTATTCAAGACGCCCGTGATCGTTCTTTAGGTGCTGGTGCTAATTTATTTTTGCAAAAGCCACTAAGGCTAGTAGATTTACTTGAAGCCTTACGTACGTTGTTGAATTTACCGGTACCGTGA
- the pnp gene encoding polyribonucleotide nucleotidyltransferase, whose protein sequence is MNFLEKSVQIGEQFITFQTGKLAKQSAGSVLIKAGGTVVLVTVNAAKEAKHGIDFLPLTVDYQEKMSAAGRIPGGFFKREGKPRDDETLISRFIDRSIRPLFAEGWSCETQVTATVFSSDPTFPADTLAMCGTSLALELSEIPFLGPIAGMRIVRINGNLVVNPPFEDREKADLDMFVSCSRDAIVMVEGGGNEISEKDAIDALLFAHEEAQKVLALQEEMKNEIGRAKREVTPPQVDARLAAQVKEIATSKLRAAYDIREKVPRYAALDVAKKEVMEALVAKDATIAERADEVSSILSAQKHYMVREQILTEQSRIDGRGLTNVRPITCETGVLPRTHGSALFTRGETQALVTVTLGTRQDEQKIDDLLGERYRSFMLHYNFPPYSVGEVKPLRGPGRREIGHGALAERALKYLVQQDGKNFPYVVRVMSDILESNGSSSMATVCGGSLALMDAGVPMKGPCAGIAMGLIKDGDRIAVLTDILGDEDHLGDMDFKVAGTTNGITAIQMDIKIKGVSREILESALEQARLGRLHILSEMARTITESRQDISNLAPRITSMKIKVDRIRDVIGPGGKVIKDIIARTGCQINVEDDGTVQIASNDGDASDQAIKMIQDLTQEPEIGKLYMGTVRKIMDFGAFVEIFPGTDGLIHISELANRRVARVEDVLQEGDEVLVKVIGLEKGKIKLSRKEAIADEEKRRNEAEEAAVN, encoded by the coding sequence ATGAATTTTTTAGAAAAATCCGTTCAAATTGGTGAACAATTTATAACTTTTCAAACTGGCAAACTTGCAAAACAATCTGCTGGCTCGGTGCTTATCAAAGCTGGTGGCACAGTAGTGTTAGTTACAGTTAATGCCGCTAAAGAAGCTAAACATGGTATTGATTTTTTACCGCTTACTGTTGATTACCAAGAAAAAATGTCTGCTGCTGGTCGTATTCCAGGCGGCTTTTTTAAGCGTGAAGGCAAGCCACGTGATGACGAAACGCTGATCTCACGTTTTATTGATCGTTCTATCCGACCTTTATTTGCTGAAGGTTGGTCATGTGAGACCCAGGTTACTGCAACAGTATTTTCATCTGATCCGACCTTTCCGGCTGATACGTTAGCAATGTGTGGTACATCGTTAGCGTTAGAATTATCTGAAATTCCGTTTTTAGGCCCAATTGCCGGTATGCGTATTGTACGTATTAACGGCAATTTAGTGGTGAATCCGCCTTTTGAAGATCGTGAAAAGGCGGATCTTGATATGTTTGTGTCTTGTAGCCGTGATGCCATTGTTATGGTTGAAGGTGGCGGCAATGAAATTAGCGAAAAAGACGCAATCGATGCTCTGCTTTTTGCACATGAAGAAGCACAAAAGGTTTTAGCGCTGCAAGAAGAGATGAAAAATGAAATTGGGCGTGCTAAGCGTGAAGTCACCCCGCCCCAAGTTGATGCACGATTGGCAGCGCAAGTAAAAGAGATAGCCACATCAAAATTACGTGCCGCTTATGATATTCGTGAAAAAGTGCCTCGCTATGCCGCGCTTGATGTAGCGAAAAAAGAGGTCATGGAGGCATTAGTTGCAAAGGATGCGACTATAGCTGAAAGAGCTGACGAGGTTAGCAGCATTCTATCGGCGCAAAAGCATTATATGGTACGTGAGCAGATTTTAACTGAGCAATCGCGTATTGATGGCCGTGGTTTAACCAATGTTCGTCCAATTACCTGTGAAACTGGTGTATTGCCGCGTACTCATGGTTCGGCTTTATTTACGCGTGGAGAAACGCAAGCATTGGTAACCGTGACTTTAGGTACTCGCCAAGATGAACAAAAGATCGATGACTTATTGGGTGAGCGCTATCGTTCGTTTATGTTGCATTATAATTTTCCGCCTTATTCAGTTGGCGAAGTAAAACCATTGCGTGGCCCAGGTCGTCGTGAAATCGGCCATGGTGCTCTAGCTGAACGGGCTTTAAAATACTTAGTGCAACAAGACGGCAAAAATTTTCCCTATGTCGTTCGCGTGATGAGTGACATTCTTGAGTCTAATGGATCGTCTTCGATGGCAACGGTTTGTGGTGGTTCATTAGCGCTTATGGATGCCGGCGTACCTATGAAAGGTCCATGTGCTGGTATTGCTATGGGATTGATAAAAGATGGTGATCGTATAGCAGTATTGACCGATATTCTTGGCGATGAAGACCATCTTGGCGATATGGATTTTAAAGTCGCGGGTACCACCAATGGTATTACTGCTATCCAAATGGATATTAAAATAAAGGGGGTATCACGCGAAATTTTAGAGAGTGCTCTTGAGCAGGCGCGACTTGGGCGTTTGCATATCCTTTCTGAGATGGCGCGCACCATTACCGAAAGTCGTCAGGATATTTCAAATCTAGCTCCACGTATTACCTCGATGAAGATAAAGGTTGATCGTATTCGCGATGTAATCGGACCAGGTGGCAAGGTTATTAAAGATATTATCGCACGTACCGGGTGCCAAATTAACGTCGAAGATGATGGAACGGTACAAATAGCATCAAATGATGGCGATGCATCAGACCAAGCTATAAAGATGATTCAAGATCTCACCCAAGAGCCCGAAATTGGCAAATTATACATGGGCACAGTGCGTAAGATCATGGACTTTGGCGCTTTTGTTGAGATATTCCCCGGCACTGATGGCTTGATTCATATTTCTGAATTGGCAAATCGTCGTGTAGCCCGGGTTGAAGACGTATTACAAGAAGGCGACGAAGTATTGGTTAAAGTGATAGGCCTAGAAAAGGGCAAGATCAAATTATCGCGTAAAGAGGCGATTGCCGACGAAGAAAAGCGTCGCAATGAAGCTGAAGAAGCAGCCGTTAATTAG
- the rpsO gene encoding 30S ribosomal protein S15 codes for MALDTEKKSEIIDKFKTHASDTGSPEVQVALLTERINGLTEHFKTHKKDHHSRRGLLMLVSQRKSLLEYLKGKNFDRYRNLITSLGLRK; via the coding sequence ATGGCGCTGGATACAGAAAAGAAATCTGAAATTATTGACAAATTTAAAACTCACGCTAGTGATACGGGTTCACCTGAAGTTCAGGTAGCATTACTAACTGAGCGAATTAACGGGCTTACTGAGCACTTTAAGACTCATAAAAAAGATCATCACAGCCGTCGCGGGCTGCTTATGCTAGTTTCACAGCGCAAAAGCTTGCTTGAGTATTTAAAGGGTAAAAATTTTGATCGTTATCGTAATCTTATTACGTCTCTCGGTCTGCGCAAGTAA